Proteins from a single region of Streptomyces sp. Tu 3180:
- a CDS encoding enhanced serine sensitivity protein SseB C-terminal domain-containing protein: MSAGTAAAGQVEHMLRQVTPGRYDAYEALLRALATPSTGQVWMLLWHGQAGSPDAQYGNMEVDGLGYAPCVTSAQELSASGWSRSYEVVDGLDVARALYPDHYGLWLNPHAPGGGVGIPWLDLRRIATGLDRQPAGPLRLSEPGIEIPQFYALLAQNAHRTPAVRALRRAWVQPALGAPYLAIGLDVYDTSPPAVDAVRAMMQQSLGAVPDGLPVSTVAMSDEHDPVAMWLRANSRPFYDREAHGAVPPPTSGYGHPPAHRR, encoded by the coding sequence GTGAGCGCTGGCACCGCGGCGGCCGGGCAGGTCGAGCACATGCTGCGCCAGGTGACGCCCGGGCGTTACGACGCCTACGAGGCGTTGCTGCGCGCGCTCGCCACCCCCTCCACCGGTCAGGTCTGGATGCTGCTGTGGCACGGCCAGGCCGGCTCCCCGGACGCCCAGTACGGGAACATGGAGGTGGACGGCCTCGGCTACGCGCCCTGCGTCACCTCCGCCCAGGAGCTGTCGGCCAGCGGCTGGAGCCGGTCCTACGAGGTCGTCGACGGCCTCGACGTGGCCCGCGCGCTCTATCCCGACCACTACGGACTCTGGCTCAACCCGCACGCCCCGGGCGGCGGAGTGGGCATCCCCTGGCTGGACCTGCGCCGCATCGCCACCGGCCTGGACCGCCAGCCCGCCGGGCCGCTCAGGCTGTCCGAGCCCGGCATCGAGATCCCGCAGTTCTACGCCCTGCTCGCGCAGAACGCCCACCGCACCCCGGCCGTCCGCGCGCTGCGCCGCGCCTGGGTGCAGCCCGCGTTGGGCGCGCCCTACCTCGCCATCGGCCTCGACGTGTACGACACCTCGCCGCCGGCCGTCGACGCGGTGCGCGCCATGATGCAGCAGTCCCTCGGGGCCGTCCCGGACGGGCTGCCCGTGTCGACCGTCGCGATGTCCGACGAGCACGACCCGGTCGCGATGTGGCTGCGCGCCAACTCCCGGCCGTTCTACGACCGCGAGGCGCACGGCGCCGTTCCGCCCCCCACCTCGGGCTACGGCCACCCGCCCGCGCACCGGCGCTGA
- a CDS encoding AAA family ATPase — protein MNRTTACATATGVALPDQPAALAREARGALPAPVVRDLRGRAGGSPHALLFGAHDLVVVTGLPGSGKSTLMRRAVRGTRVDSQDTRDRWDRRMPRLLPYALYRPLVRLAHYAGLRRTLRAGGGVVVHDCGTQEWVRRWLAREARRRGARLHLLLLDVAPQQALDGQRERGRGVSRYAFLRHRAASDRLLRAVERGEPPAGCASAVLIDRDAANALRRIGFAG, from the coding sequence GTGAACAGGACCACGGCGTGTGCCACCGCCACGGGTGTCGCGCTGCCCGACCAGCCGGCCGCTCTGGCTCGGGAGGCCCGCGGCGCGCTGCCGGCTCCGGTCGTCCGGGACCTGCGCGGGCGGGCCGGCGGCAGCCCGCACGCCCTGCTGTTCGGGGCCCACGACCTCGTCGTGGTCACCGGACTGCCCGGCAGCGGCAAGTCCACACTGATGCGGCGCGCGGTGCGCGGCACCCGCGTCGACTCCCAGGACACCCGTGACCGCTGGGACCGCCGCATGCCGCGCCTCCTGCCGTACGCGCTCTACCGCCCGCTGGTCCGCCTCGCCCACTACGCCGGGCTGCGCAGGACCCTGCGCGCGGGAGGCGGAGTGGTCGTGCACGACTGCGGCACGCAGGAGTGGGTGCGCCGCTGGCTGGCCCGCGAGGCCCGGCGCCGGGGCGCCCGCCTGCACCTGCTGCTCCTGGACGTCGCCCCGCAGCAGGCCCTGGACGGTCAGCGCGAGCGGGGCCGGGGCGTCTCCCGGTACGCGTTCCTGCGGCACCGCGCGGCGAGCGACCGGCTGCTGCGGGCGGTGGAGCGGGGCGAGCCGCCCGCCGGCTGCGCCTCGGCGGTCCTGATCGACCGGGACGCGGCGAACGCGCTGCGCCGCATCGGCTTCGCCGGCTGA
- a CDS encoding enhanced serine sensitivity protein SseB has protein sequence MDFPAQTQPHPHGGWPGNELEEVLSASLGVPSAGGRIVEVLGRSFVWVPLPNGGGPHSGPLDLPTMELDGQAYVPVFSSEEQFRQVVGSHMSYTVAPAVEFARGLPPQAGIAVNPGGVVGIPLPPPAVAELCRAGRTPLDGPAAGGRVRLFEPDWQDDPVDFLAAASAEFETTGVVATARRCLAAIETADPVLFVGVELSRWDEGDLRTLPMDALGRALGRTAVKWPVNLVLLDVAQDPVGDWMRERVRPFYQRAV, from the coding sequence ATGGACTTCCCGGCGCAGACACAACCCCACCCGCACGGCGGATGGCCAGGAAACGAGCTGGAGGAGGTGCTCTCCGCCTCCCTCGGAGTCCCCTCGGCGGGAGGCCGGATCGTCGAGGTGCTGGGCCGCAGCTTCGTCTGGGTCCCCCTGCCGAACGGCGGCGGCCCGCACAGCGGCCCGCTCGACCTGCCCACGATGGAGCTCGACGGTCAGGCGTACGTCCCGGTGTTCAGCTCCGAGGAGCAGTTCCGCCAGGTCGTCGGCTCCCACATGTCGTACACCGTCGCACCGGCCGTGGAGTTCGCGCGCGGCCTGCCGCCGCAGGCGGGGATCGCGGTGAACCCCGGCGGCGTGGTCGGCATCCCGCTGCCGCCGCCCGCCGTGGCGGAGCTGTGCCGGGCCGGGCGCACCCCGCTGGACGGTCCGGCGGCCGGCGGCCGGGTCCGGCTGTTCGAGCCCGACTGGCAGGACGACCCGGTGGACTTCCTCGCCGCCGCCTCGGCGGAGTTCGAGACCACGGGAGTGGTGGCCACCGCCCGCCGGTGCCTCGCCGCGATCGAGACGGCCGACCCGGTGCTGTTCGTCGGCGTGGAGCTGTCCCGGTGGGACGAGGGGGACCTGCGGACCCTGCCGATGGACGCGCTCGGCCGCGCGCTGGGCCGGACGGCGGTGAAGTGGCCGGTCAACCTGGTCCTGCTGGACGTGGCGCAGGACCCGGTGGGCGACTGGATGCGCGAGCGGGTCCGCCCCTTCTACCAGCGCGCCGTGTGA